In one window of Eubalaena glacialis isolate mEubGla1 chromosome 13, mEubGla1.1.hap2.+ XY, whole genome shotgun sequence DNA:
- the GNAS gene encoding guanine nucleotide-binding protein G(s) subunit alpha isoform X10: MEDAPQILLVFFDPGAGESGKSTIVKQMRILHVNGFNGDSEKATKVQDIKNNLKEAIETIVAAMSNLVPPVELANPENQFRVDYILSVMNVPDFDFPPEFYEHAKALWEDEGVRACYERSNEYQLIDCAQYFLDKIDVIKQADYVPSDQDLLRCRVLTSGIFETKFQVDKVNFHMFDVGGQRDERRKWIQCFNDVTAIIFVVASSSYNMVIREDNQTNRLQEALNLFKSIWNNRWLRTISVILFLNKQDLLAEKVLAGKSKIEDYFPEFARYTTPEDATPEPGEDPRVTRAKYFIRDEFLRISTASGDGRHYCYPHFTCAVDTENIRRVFNDCRDIIQRMHLRQYELL; the protein is encoded by the exons GTGCTGGAGAATCTGGTAAAAGCACCATCGTGAAGCAAATGAGGATCCTGCATGTTAATGGGTTTAATGGAGA TAGTGAGAAGGCCACCAAAGTGCAGGACATCAAAAACAACCTGAAAGAGGCCATTGAA ACCATCGTGGCCGCCATGAGCAACCTGGTGCCCCCCGTGGAGCTGGCCAACCCCGAGAACCAGTTCAGAGTGGACTACATTCTGAGCGTGATGAACGTGCCAGACTTTGATTTCCCTCCC GAATTCTACGAGCACGCCAAGGCTCTGTGGGAGGACGAGGGGGTGCGTGCCTGCTACGAGCGCTCCAACGAGTACCAGCTCATTGACTGCGCCCAGTA cTTCCTGGACAAGATTGACGTCATCAAGCAGGCTGACTATGTGCCCAGCGACCAG GACCTGCTGCGCTGCCGCGTCCTGACTTCTGGAATCTTTGAGACCAAGTTCCAGGTGGATAAAGTCAACTTCCA CATGTTTGACGTGGGCGGCCAGCGTGATGAACGCCGCAAATGGATCCAGTGCTTCAATG ATGTGACTGCCATCATCTTCGTGGTTGCCAGCAGCAGCTACAACATGGTCATCCGTGAGGACAACCAGACCAACCGCCTGCAGGAGGCCCTGAACCTCTTCAAGAGCATCTGGAACAACAG ATGGCTGCGCACCATCTCTGTGATTCTGTTCCTCAACAAGCAAGATCTGCTCGCTGAGAAAGTCCTTGCTGGAAAATCGAAGATTGAGGACTACTTTCCAGAATTTGCTCGCTACACTACTCCTGAGGATG CGACTCCCGAGCCCGGAGAGGACCCACGCGTGACCCGGGCCAAGTACTTCATTCGAGATGAATTTCTG AGAATCAGCACTGCTAGTGGAGACGGGCGCCACTATTGCTACCCTCACTTCACCTGCGCTGTGGACACAGAGAACATTCGCCGTGTGTTCAACGACTGCCGTGACATCATCCAGCGCATGCACCTCCGTCAGTATGAGCTGCTCTAA
- the GNAS gene encoding guanine nucleotide-binding protein G(s) subunit alpha isoform X11 has product MEDAPQILLVFFDPGAGESGKSTIVKQMRILHVNGFNGDEKATKVQDIKNNLKEAIETIVAAMSNLVPPVELANPENQFRVDYILSVMNVPDFDFPPEFYEHAKALWEDEGVRACYERSNEYQLIDCAQYFLDKIDVIKQADYVPSDQDLLRCRVLTSGIFETKFQVDKVNFHMFDVGGQRDERRKWIQCFNDVTAIIFVVASSSYNMVIREDNQTNRLQEALNLFKSIWNNRWLRTISVILFLNKQDLLAEKVLAGKSKIEDYFPEFARYTTPEDATPEPGEDPRVTRAKYFIRDEFLRISTASGDGRHYCYPHFTCAVDTENIRRVFNDCRDIIQRMHLRQYELL; this is encoded by the exons GTGCTGGAGAATCTGGTAAAAGCACCATCGTGAAGCAAATGAGGATCCTGCATGTTAATGGGTTTAATGGAGA TGAGAAGGCCACCAAAGTGCAGGACATCAAAAACAACCTGAAAGAGGCCATTGAA ACCATCGTGGCCGCCATGAGCAACCTGGTGCCCCCCGTGGAGCTGGCCAACCCCGAGAACCAGTTCAGAGTGGACTACATTCTGAGCGTGATGAACGTGCCAGACTTTGATTTCCCTCCC GAATTCTACGAGCACGCCAAGGCTCTGTGGGAGGACGAGGGGGTGCGTGCCTGCTACGAGCGCTCCAACGAGTACCAGCTCATTGACTGCGCCCAGTA cTTCCTGGACAAGATTGACGTCATCAAGCAGGCTGACTATGTGCCCAGCGACCAG GACCTGCTGCGCTGCCGCGTCCTGACTTCTGGAATCTTTGAGACCAAGTTCCAGGTGGATAAAGTCAACTTCCA CATGTTTGACGTGGGCGGCCAGCGTGATGAACGCCGCAAATGGATCCAGTGCTTCAATG ATGTGACTGCCATCATCTTCGTGGTTGCCAGCAGCAGCTACAACATGGTCATCCGTGAGGACAACCAGACCAACCGCCTGCAGGAGGCCCTGAACCTCTTCAAGAGCATCTGGAACAACAG ATGGCTGCGCACCATCTCTGTGATTCTGTTCCTCAACAAGCAAGATCTGCTCGCTGAGAAAGTCCTTGCTGGAAAATCGAAGATTGAGGACTACTTTCCAGAATTTGCTCGCTACACTACTCCTGAGGATG CGACTCCCGAGCCCGGAGAGGACCCACGCGTGACCCGGGCCAAGTACTTCATTCGAGATGAATTTCTG AGAATCAGCACTGCTAGTGGAGACGGGCGCCACTATTGCTACCCTCACTTCACCTGCGCTGTGGACACAGAGAACATTCGCCGTGTGTTCAACGACTGCCGTGACATCATCCAGCGCATGCACCTCCGTCAGTATGAGCTGCTCTAA
- the GNAS gene encoding guanine nucleotide-binding protein G(s) subunit alpha isoform X9: protein MEDAPQILLVFFDPGAGESGKSTIVKQMRILHVNGFNGEGGEEDPQAARSNSDGSEKATKVQDIKNNLKEAIETIVAAMSNLVPPVELANPENQFRVDYILSVMNVPDFDFPPEFYEHAKALWEDEGVRACYERSNEYQLIDCAQYFLDKIDVIKQADYVPSDQDLLRCRVLTSGIFETKFQVDKVNFHMFDVGGQRDERRKWIQCFNDVTAIIFVVASSSYNMVIREDNQTNRLQEALNLFKSIWNNRWLRTISVILFLNKQDLLAEKVLAGKSKIEDYFPEFARYTTPEDATPEPGEDPRVTRAKYFIRDEFLRISTASGDGRHYCYPHFTCAVDTENIRRVFNDCRDIIQRMHLRQYELL, encoded by the exons GTGCTGGAGAATCTGGTAAAAGCACCATCGTGAAGCAAATGAGGATCCTGCATGTTAATGGGTTTAATGGAGA GGGCGGCGAAGAGGACCCGCAGGCTGCAAGGAGCAACAGCGATGG TAGTGAGAAGGCCACCAAAGTGCAGGACATCAAAAACAACCTGAAAGAGGCCATTGAA ACCATCGTGGCCGCCATGAGCAACCTGGTGCCCCCCGTGGAGCTGGCCAACCCCGAGAACCAGTTCAGAGTGGACTACATTCTGAGCGTGATGAACGTGCCAGACTTTGATTTCCCTCCC GAATTCTACGAGCACGCCAAGGCTCTGTGGGAGGACGAGGGGGTGCGTGCCTGCTACGAGCGCTCCAACGAGTACCAGCTCATTGACTGCGCCCAGTA cTTCCTGGACAAGATTGACGTCATCAAGCAGGCTGACTATGTGCCCAGCGACCAG GACCTGCTGCGCTGCCGCGTCCTGACTTCTGGAATCTTTGAGACCAAGTTCCAGGTGGATAAAGTCAACTTCCA CATGTTTGACGTGGGCGGCCAGCGTGATGAACGCCGCAAATGGATCCAGTGCTTCAATG ATGTGACTGCCATCATCTTCGTGGTTGCCAGCAGCAGCTACAACATGGTCATCCGTGAGGACAACCAGACCAACCGCCTGCAGGAGGCCCTGAACCTCTTCAAGAGCATCTGGAACAACAG ATGGCTGCGCACCATCTCTGTGATTCTGTTCCTCAACAAGCAAGATCTGCTCGCTGAGAAAGTCCTTGCTGGAAAATCGAAGATTGAGGACTACTTTCCAGAATTTGCTCGCTACACTACTCCTGAGGATG CGACTCCCGAGCCCGGAGAGGACCCACGCGTGACCCGGGCCAAGTACTTCATTCGAGATGAATTTCTG AGAATCAGCACTGCTAGTGGAGACGGGCGCCACTATTGCTACCCTCACTTCACCTGCGCTGTGGACACAGAGAACATTCGCCGTGTGTTCAACGACTGCCGTGACATCATCCAGCGCATGCACCTCCGTCAGTATGAGCTGCTCTAA